The proteins below are encoded in one region of Paramisgurnus dabryanus chromosome 2, PD_genome_1.1, whole genome shotgun sequence:
- the LOC135783660 gene encoding E3 SUMO-protein ligase ZBED1-like, which produces MAVASADGIDIEDAPNSFKSDVWRHFGFPKTKNEKGEVVTDKTKTVCRYCKKLLIYTNSTTNMMQHTNRHHSEKLKSPPLVRKNLLVGQTTLTGGFAAPLAATSARAKDITRCIGVFMAKDMRPFSVVENEGFKLLVNKLEPKYTIPSHPHFSQTVMPAPYRETKSKVIETLRKAHSVSITTDGWTSRATQSYLTVTAHVITSEWEMVNFVLQTRPLFETHTGANIAEVLKSAVSEWGLQKANHGIAVVTENARNMDVAVREAGLAPHVKCFAHTLNLASQAGLSVPRVSHLLGRVRCIAAFFHRSSTATAALSAKQILLELPQHKLIIDVATRWNSSLDMIERYLEQQAAVTAALLSNDVRRNVRDIDTLDGSDIRDAEDIVNLLKPLKTATTVLCDEKNPTVSLIVPLKHMIEHNMASKEEDSPTVSNIKKAILNNLHNRYTSEYNHLLECTALDPRFRALPHLEKDQRDDLFHRLKEKAVLMLQNKDEGKEGASGHLPAAEQPLDQTDRADTELRPPPSKKTALEDLLGGTFDEPVAQHITQIDAEMIKYRAETSISLNSCPLKWWKENARVYPLLSNEVCDAEAPKECPSAPKKSKVLDDLFGDSFCTEDPSVRVKTSKELAHDEVRKYRDVASLSLDGKVLDWWRAHQAEFPLLADLAKTYLCIPGTSVPSERVFSTAGDIVHSERSLLCSEHVDQLIFLKKNLSRSTIESIEL; this is translated from the exons ATGGCGGTGGCAAGTGCAGATGGCATTGATATTGAGGATGCTCCAAACTCATTCAAATCGGACGTGTGGCGGCATTTCGGCTTTCCGAAGACTAAAAATGAAAAAGGTGAGGTGGTAACGGACAAAACAAAAACTGTGTGCAGATACTGCAAGAAGTTGTTAATATACACCAATAGCACAACAAACATGATGCAGCATACAAACCGTCACCACAGTGAGAAGCTCAAGTCACCGCCGTTGGTACGTAAAAACCTGTTAGTGGGGCAAACCACACTGACCGGCGGATTTGCAGCCCCACTCGCGGCGACGAGTGCGAGAGCCAAAGATATCACAAGGTGTATCGGTGTTTTCATGGCCAAAGATATGAGGCCGTTTTCTGTCGTCGAAAATGAAGGATTTAAGCTACTCGTCAACAAATTGGAGCCCAAATACACCATCCCCTCACACCCCCACTTTAGCCAGACTGTCATGCCAGCGCCTTACAGGGAAACAAAATCTAAGGTAATCGAGACCCTCAGAAAAGCACATAGTGTATCAATTACAACCGACGGCTGGACCTCCAGGGCTACCCAGAGTTATCTTACGGTCACAGCCCATGTGATAACCAGTGAGTGGGAGATGGTTAATTTTGTTCTCCAAACTCGCCCATTGTTCGAAACGCATACCGGAGCTAATATTGCTGAAGTTTTAAAATCAGCTGTGAGTGAATGGGGGCTTCAAAAGGCCAACCATGGAATTGCTGTGGTCACGGAAAACGCAAGGAATATGGATGTTGCTGTCAGAGAGGCGGGGCTGGCGCCCCATGTCAAGTGTTTTGCCCACACTTTGAACTTAGCTAGCCAAGCGGGTTTGAGTGTGCCCCGCGTGAGTCATTTGTTGGGCAGAGTAAGATGCATTGCTGCCTTCTTTCACCGAAGCTCAACAGCCACAGCTGCGCTCTCAGCCAAACAGATACTACTGGAGCTTCCACAGCATAAGTTAATCATCGATGTCGCAACGCGCTGGAACAGCAGTCTGGATATGATCGAACGCTACCTCGAACAGCAAGCGGCTGTAACAGCAGCTCTTCTGAGCAACGACGTTCGACGAAATGTCCGTGACATCGATACTTTGGATGGCTCAGACATCCGTGATGCGGAGGACATTGTGAACCTTTTAAAGCCACTCAAAACAGCCACAACTGTGCTGTGTGACGAGAAAAACCCCACTGTGTCTCTCATTGTGCCCTTAAAGCATATGATCGAGCATAACATGGCATCTAAAGAAGAAGATTCCCCCACTGTGAGCAACATAAAGAAAGCTATACTGAACAACCTTCACAACAGATACACTTCAGAGTACAACCACCTGCTGGAGTGCACTGCATTAGACCCCAGATTCCGGGCTCTGCCTCATCTAGAGAAAGACCAACGTGATGATTTATTCCACAGACTGAAGGAGAAAGCTGTACTGATGTTGCAGAACAAG GATGAGGGCAAAGAAGGTGCCAGTGGTCACCTCCCTGCAGCAGAACAGCCTCTTGACCAGACAGACAGAGCAGACACAGAGCTGAGACCACCTCCTTCCAAGAAAACAGCATTGGAAGATCTCCTTGGAGGGACTTTTGATGAACCAGTTGCACAGCACATCACTCAGATTGATGCAGAAATGATTAAGTACAGAGCTGAAACATCAATTTCCCTCAATAGCTGTCCACTCAAGTGGTGGAAAGAGAATGCTAGGGTATACCCACTGCTATCCA ATGAGGTGTGTGATGCAGAAGCCCCTAAAG AATGCCCTTCTGCTCCCAAGAAATCAAAGGTGTTGGATGACCTTTTTGGTGACTCCTTCTGCACTGAGGACCCAAGTGTCAGAGTCAAAACATCCAAAGAACTAGCCCATGATGAAGTTAGGAAGTACAGAGATGTTGCATCTTTAAGCCTAGATGGTAAGGTGTTAGACTGGTGGAGAGCTCACCAGGCTGAGTTTCCTCTCCTGGCAGACCTGGCCAAGACGTACTTATGCATTCCTGGTACAAGTGTACCATCAGAACGTGTATTTAGTACAGCAGGGGACATTGTGCATTCAGAGCGTAGTCTATTGTGTTCTGAGCATGTGGACCAGTTGATTTTCTTGAAGAAAAATCTGTCAAGGAGCACCATTGAGAGTATTGAACTGTAG